From Aptenodytes patagonicus chromosome 1, bAptPat1.pri.cur, whole genome shotgun sequence, one genomic window encodes:
- the MAB21L3 gene encoding protein mab-21-like 3: MKPFADEDVEIYIQSKVEQRHYLVSKAVEEVQKIIQQLTVEISDKATRFQAISNSGIHNENIKVLAPSQFLITVPLRGLTGYRECQVRHWRYYTVHGAKLLSSVRDPEELHQWLEVEQFSKSHQQWHETDVNIEGDLVPAKVLIVFRELVEKSITSCNLSSKVTVLESFSSVVRVAVETSESQVEVELVPAVEIPTCWPEKARWPRCLKRWPSQEKVQCIKSLGFDLLARSNYHWQLCFSRAEHILMEGLDEDGGCRMKCFRVLRQMKEDVWCAGNKPVITAYHLQTVLFWTCEKYPRTKDWRCFPEAFLRLVQKLHKCVSQHFLKHYFVKNTNLLKYTNTSDLDLVARKLAVFLENPVFCLD; this comes from the exons ATGAAACCGTTTGCAGATGAAGATGTAGAAATCTACATCCAGAGCAAG GTGGAACAGCGACATTATCTGGTTTCCAAAGCAGTGGAGGAGGTGCAGAAAATCATACAGCAACTGACCGTGGAAATCAGCGATAAGGCCACGCGATTCCAGGCTATCTCCAACTCTGGCATTCACAATGAGAATATTAAG GTCTTAgcacccagccaattcctcatcacAGTCCCTCTGCGTGGCCTGACCGGGTACAGGGAATGCCAGGTACGGCACTGGCGTTATTACACCGTGCATGGAGCCAAGCTCCTCTCCTCCGTGCGGGACCCTGAGGAACTGCATCAATGGCTAGAGGTGGAGCAGTTCTCAAAAAGCCATCAGCAGTGGCATGAGACGGATGTGAACATCGAAGGTGATCTGGTTCCAGCCAAAGTCCTTATCGTCTTCCGGGAGCTGGTGGAGAAGTCGATTACCTCCTGTAACCTCTCCA GTAAAGTGACGGTGCTGGAGAGCTTCAGCTCAGTGGTCCGGGTGGCTGTGGAGACGTCAGAATCCCAGGTTGAGGTGGAGCTGGTCCCTGCTGTGGAGATTCCAACTTGCTGGCCCGAGAAAGCCCGGTGGCCTCGTTGCCTTAAGCGTTGGCCTTCCCAGGAAAAAGTGCAGTGCATCAAG TCGCTTGGTTTCGACCTTTTGGCCCGCTCCAATTATCACTGGCAGCTGTGCTTCTCCCGTGCTGAGCATATACTCATGGAGGGACTTGATGAAGATGGTGGTTGTCGCATGAAGTGCTTCAGGGTCTTGAGGCAGATGAAGGAGGATGTCTGGTGTGCTGGAAATAAGCCTGTCATCACAGCTTATCACCTTCAG ACAGTGCTATTCTGGACGTGTGAAAAATACCCACGCACCAAGGATTGGCGCTGCTTCCCCGAAGCCTTTCTAAGGCTGGTGCAGAAGCTGCACAAGTGTGTAAGCCAGCACTTCCTCAAGCATTACTTTGTCAAGAACACCAATCTGCTCAAATACACCAATACCAGTGACCTGGACCTGGTGGCCAGGAAGCTCGCAGTCTTCTTGGAGAACCCTGTCTTCTGCCTGGACTAA